AAGCATGTCTCCACTCCGTGCCAGGGAGCTTGCCGAACTGGAACCGCTGccaccgctgccaccaccaCCACGGTCCAAGGTAGATGGTGTGCTGAGGTCCAACACGGGGTACTCAGAGGCCCCCGGGTTCCGCTtggctaaaaaaatataaaataatataataataggtGACCAAGTTAGCCTTCCAAAAATATTATCATCGTTTAGTGCTAAGTggcaaaaactttaaaaaatttATTTCCAACTATTCTTCTGATAATAGTGTCTGGCAGAACGCTAGCGGGGTCTGTGTGGAGGATACAAAGAACCtccctgtagattgtaagctcctgtgcgccgggccctcctcacctgttgtctctgttagtcaatttgttatgtcacATACTACTTGtgatgtcctgtctacccattgtacagcactacagaatatgacggcgctatataaaacaaataataataataaccttcaCTACTGTTATTATACACAGAGCTGCACGTTGATTCGAAAACTCGTGCTTCTCACCTCTGGTTTCACAGATCATCACGTTGCTGAAGTCGCTGGCCCCTCGCTCGTTGTAACATTGCATCTTAATATCGTAAGACGTCTCGGGGAGCAGATCCCGGATTAAATGGCGCTGTTTTGTACCTGCGCAAGAAACAATGCCAGAGAATAAACTTTGATATCCACGTCCGCGAGGGATCCCGACACGGATCTTTTAACAGATTTATTGATATGCACAAGTTCTGGACAGGAGCAGGAAAGTTCTGGAAAGATCGTATAGATGACCCTTAATACTCGGGACAGAACCATTAAGCACCATTGTGCAGCCAATGAATATATTTCCTCACTGTCAACATTCACTCATTTCTGCaagaaaagcagaggatggaTTCAAATATAAAAGAGGTGGGAAAAACATGTCGTGTTTGTAGATGAAAGACGATCATCACAAAACCCGCGCATGCATTATTATCCTCTTTCCTGAAATGGACAGTAGGGGCGAGTATAACCCTTTAAGAAAATCAAAGAATGAGTTAGAATCTCAGCACACCTGGAACCTCGTCCCGCTTGTAATCGTGGTCGTTGTCGCTGTCAGTGGGGCGATAGTAAATATAGAAGCCCTGGATAGGGGTGTTGTTGTTACTCGCAGGGGTATACTTGGGGgtgaaagaataaaacaaactgttataaaggaataaaacaatgttaataGCAGCAGAGAgaatgatatatttatacagatcGCCGGCCCCCGGATACCAATAATACATTAACTGACCGAGAAGCACAGAATTTGTCATTCTTTGAACGTTAATATGACACGCTGTGCTCTGGAGTGATGATGTCATTAGGCTGCAGCATTGAGTCAAAAGTGAATTGGGACAAGGTTACAAACCATGGGTAAAGTGGCAACTTACAGATAATAAAAGGAGGGTTTAGGTAAAAAATACGGATTAGCATGCAGAAGCAGAGTCACACAtgtatgacatatatatatataattggggTACCTTATTGGTAACATGGCAATATATATGGCCATTTTATGCCTCAGATAGgagcttttaaatagtatttatacacacatccGAGCTACTCGTTAGACACGTCCCTGTAaacggtataatatatatatctataaataatgtatacaaCCTATATATATTTAGGCATGCTCATCTAGATCCTGTGACCCACTTACtgtccatttcagcaagatctGTGTGTCGGTCATGGCCTCCGTGTGATCGATGTGCGGACCCATGATCAGCGGGTTGGAGACACGGCTGCTGTACTCGGCCACTTGGTACGGCCGCGACACCGCACTGCGCTGACTTTCTCCGTAATGGTTTATGGCGATGACTCGGAATTTGTAAACGGCCCCTGCAGAGAATACAGGGGATCGGCTCAGACGCCTGGCAGCGGACAAAACTGAGCTAACGTAGAAAACACGGGTCTAACGTGCAGCTCTAGAAAATAGTGCTAAACACTGCCGTTCCTGCACACAATCTGGCACAAAACATGGCTATTTCAGTTCTTGTGCATAAAGGGGTTTACCAGCAACCTAGAAATAGCGGGGTTTGCGCAGCAATAGGATGGAGGCAGCTCTTTAATCTGAAACGCCTTTCTTCTACCACAGTAACAGAAAATGAAACACTAAGgcgagggtggtggataagtggaacagcctcccagcagaagtggtagagggtaatatagtgaggagatttaaacatgcatgggatagacatacggctcctgaatataagacaaggttaaAGACTGATGAAGGcttggagtctttacagcaggagaacgggcgactagatgaaATATGCCATACATGACACATTGtcccttaaataaaaaaaaaaaaagggcagaaaCTTCTGAATTGCACGCCTCCAGCCTTCAGGAACATCGTCAAGAAACTAAGAAATAGGAGTGCAGAACCGCTTCACCGAAAAAGTAGCAGGGAAGACCAGGAGGTATCATGTCAGTAACCGGGGCATTAAGGCAAACGACGCTAGTTAAAGATCCGCAAGTAAATGGTTTGAAGATCAGGCACAGCTGCGGTTTACTGCACGGGTAACTAAAATACCCCAGGGAGGGGCAGCAGATGTCGCCTATCTGGATTTCCTACCCCAGGGATGGGCAGCAGATGTCGCCTATCTGGATTTCCTACCCCAGGGAGGGGCAGTAGATGTCGCCTGTCAGGATTTCCTACCCCAGGAAAATGGCTGCTTCTTGTTGGAATTCATCAATGTGCCCATTTTGTAGACACGAATCGATGTTAAGAGAATGAGGTAGTTGTTACCCATTCCTTATCTCTGCTGCATTCCCACCAAGTGACCGCCTAACGTTCTTTAGCAGCTTGGAGACGCACCTGGTTCCAGGTTAGAGATCTCCACAGACAGCTTTGATGGGGGGATGTTGTCGGCTGCAGTGACCCAGTTCATTTTGGCGCGCTTGTACTCCACTTTAAACGAGGTGATGGGCGAGCCGCCGTTGGCTCTAGGAATCCACGTGACATATACAGAGGTCTCAGATGCCGTGGAAATTGTAGGACGATCAGGGGCTTCTGGCGCTGTGTGAAGAGATAAAGACAATCAGAATGCGATGTCGCCCGCCACGCCGCTGTATAAAGACCCCGCCACGCCGCTGTATAAAAGACCCCGTATTAAGAGTCTCGTAACTTCACACGACAAGAGTCTTGCAAGTCTACAACATCTCCACACAAGCAGAGACAGCGCCAGCAAAAAACCCAAAGCTTGAGCAATCGGCCAGCCGTGGCGAGGATACAAATCCCAAATCTGACCGCCCCGGGTTCCCCGATATTAGGAAATTACTTACGCAGATCACTTggaaagcaaaaataaacacagagaAGAAGGTTAGTAGCGGAACTCGTTAGATGTTCAGTTACAggcagcagagagagagagaggcgagaACCACaaatatgagagagagagagagagagagagagagagagagagagagagagagagagagagagagagagagagagagagagagagagagagagagagagagagagagagagagagagagagagagagagagagagagagagagagagagagagagagagagagagagagagagagagagagagagagagagagagagagagagagagagagacttcaTCGTCCCAACTTCATTCCCTCAAATATTAGAGGAAATACCCGAGACTCCGAATTCCCCACACGGAGCGTGCATTTATTCCAGTCCCTGCGCATGTATAGATAAGAGCAGGAGCGCATTGGGGGGTCTTACCGCCGCTGTCATGGGCCACCAAACCAAAGTTGGTATTGGACCTTTCATGGAGAACAGGCTGCTTTGGGCCTCCAGGCGCGGATGGAGACTGCGTGTTCTTGGAGGATGAAGCTCTTTCtgtaaagtggaaaaaaaaaaaaaaaaaactaatttagaCCCAACCGTATACCTTACCGCGCGAGCGGACACGGGAACCAGGCCCACCACGCGTGCACAACGACACGGGAAGCAGGCCCACCACGCGTGCACACCGACACGGGAAACAGGCCCACCACGTGTGCACACCGACACGGGGGAAGCAGGCCCACCACGCGTGCACACCGACACGGGAAACAGGCCCACCACGTGTGCACACTGACACGGGGGAAGCATGAGCCAATCCACGGCAGAGATTTCAATAAAATTCATGATAAATTTAACACGAATATATAATTCTGCAGCGAGACACCAAGAAGATCACAATCTGATTTACGGACACGCTGAAACATATCGTCAGCTACCCATTGGAAATGAAAGTCCTTCCTTAATACTCCAAAAAGTGAGTGCGAGTCTGTGTCTCACGGACCttcaactctctctctctcctacccGTCGCCCCTctcttctaggagctcagaatgtttgctgggtatgagggtatcgcagggttctacagccctaaaagccccgataatgtgtatagaaacagcaggaaacggctttataaattaaatggggTAAATAATGTACATTCATCTTCTAAATGTCTCATTCACTTTCACAAATAGCTCCACCCCTgaccacgcctctaaccacaccaaCTAAAGAAAAGCTCCCAAATGTAATAACTGTGCAgggtgacatcatatttttgcACCCACAGTCCTCACCTTTGCTCGTGCGAAACGTGAGCATGGCTGGCTGGCCCTCCCCTGCTGCATTTCTTGCCACCATCAGGACTTCGTAGAGGCTGGAGGGCTCCAACTCTGTGAGGGGAAACTCACTCTCGCTGGCCGGGACACGAATGGAGTTCCAGTTTCCGACCATATTTCCATCATCGTCCAGCTGCAAAGAGCACGAAAAAAAGTCACCGGCTGGACAGCAGGGGGCCAAGAGCCTGGCGGGGGTGGTTTGCTGACAGCGGGAGGCGAAGCggctggctggggggggggcttttttgGATAGCAGGTGGCCAAgcaaaatgatttctttaaacAAACAACATAGCGCAGTAAGGACGTATTAATGAAAGATGGCCCAAGAATCCCGCAGTCAGACCACGTTAAACAGACTCTTATTTCTAAAAACACGAGGCCGCAGGTCTGGTTCCAGGCACGCAGGTGATGCATACAGAGGTCCGGCATTTAGGAGGCATCGACGTCAGACGTGGAAGCGCTCTGTTTAAAGGTACTTCCCAGAATCAAGAAATCTCACCTTGCGATACCGAACGAAGTACGCATTAATAGGTGAGCCGCCATCTTTCCCCGATCTCCATAACAAGAAATACACGTCTGGCTTGGTGGCAAGCGGTGGGCTGAGGATGATGGGTGCTTCTGGTACGGAGGCTCCGGTTATAGGCTTCTCAGTTGCGGATGGAGCCGTTTGCTGCTCACTTGGAAGGGATGAACCTGCGCGGCTGCGTTTACCATCTTCCTCAATACGAGCAGCGTCAGCGTCTGCCATGTCGATCGATGTTTCATAAGGAGCTGAAGAGGGAATGTAAACGCAATTTCGCTCTAATTCTGGAGGTAACAGGGTCTCACgtggaaagaaataaaatccaAGAAATAGAAAGAggagcaaaaaacaaacatttgacTCGTGTACCCCAAGggttcaaatataaaaaatctctTCGAAAATTGCTTTGCTGTAAAAACAAAGACACAGAAGAGATCATAATTcgaaactagagggtcagaggcctAGGAATATAAGGAAGCGGTTAcgttaccgagagggtggtgggtaagtgaaacagccacctagcagaagtggtagagggttatacagtgaggggattaaacatgcatggggtagacatacggctcctgaatctaaggcgagaccaacgactgattaagatttgagtctttactgcaaaaaaaaaaaaaaaaaagaagaggggcAACTATATCTGCCAGCATTCTCGATTTCTAAAAGTtagttttccttatttttggGGCCAAAATGACTCGTTTCATTGCGCTAGAACCTACCGACAGTCACAAAAGCTTCAGCTCGTGAAGACCCAAAGTCGTTGGACGCTTCGCACGTGTATTTGCCAGCGTGCTGCTCCGTGATGCCCTGGATGTACAAAGAGCTGGAACCGGCCTGTGACACGATCAGATGAACGGGGTCGGGTGCGGAAGCAGCCTCTGCCCGTTGCTGCGCTCTGCGTGATTTGGGGTGTAGGACTTGGGAAGGATGGCTGTTGATGGCTCCATGGCGGTTGTACCAACGGATGGATGGAGTCTGCACTCCGGTGGCATTACAGGTCAAAGTAACCAGATCTCCATTCACCGAGCTGACGTTTGAAGGAGGGGAGACAATAACTGGGATGTGCTCAGAAACTGTAAAGGTCATAAAGAAAAAGGATGATTAAACTGAAGCAACCATGAAGCCATTGTAAAGAAAACCTCTTTAATATATCACAGCCTTGAGGCAGAGAGGCCATGCTTCCATTAGCCGGTACATTATCATTCTGCCCGCTCCTCGTGTACTATGTATGTTCACTCACCTGACTGGATCGCCAGCCTCGCCGCAGACAGCGCCACTCCAACCCCATTGTCCGCCACACACTGATAAATCCCAGAATCCGCGGTATTAATGTTGCTGATTCGCAATTTGTTCCCCGAGACATGGAAACGAGGTGAAGGATAAACGACGGCACCATTGTGCAACCAGGTGATATTCGGTGCTGGTTCGCCACGGGATTCACAGGTAAATCTCACGGACCCGCCTACAGGTGCTGCCTGATCGACTGGACTTCGGGTGACAGACGGAGGTTCTGTAACAGAGGATCGATCCATAAGTCTCCAAGCTGGTAACTTATGGGGTTATGGAAGGGAACGGTGCTGTAACCCGTACAAGATGAGAGGATTCCTCCTGGAACCAAACCTCAGCTGAGGAGGTCTTTACTAGCGATGCGGTCGTAACACCGTTAAGTCAGGAAACCAGCCTGCGATACGGGGAGGAACAGCTCAAAAAAATAACCCGGCCAGGCTGCTGGCGGAGCGTTACCGGCTTTGCAGACGCTTTGGATCTTACCTAAAACAATGACGGTGTAATTAACACTGTGGTCCATTAGTGAGCAGGAATAAACGCCAGCATCCGATCGCTCCACGCTCTCCATTACAAGGTGCGTATGGAACAGTTTTCTTTTACCGTCTGTAATGGCATTTTGACCATCCTTCAACCAGGCAACTTCAGGAAGTTTTGCTCCTCCAACCACACATTCAAGGGTTAAAGGCTCATGGATCAGAACGGAAAGGGTCTGCGAGGCGCCCACGTTCAGGATTTTGGAAACGTGTACAGAGGAACctagaaaaaggaaaacagagaACTATGTGACATCCATTCAGCCTGCTTCCTAATCACCTGCACCGTGAAGGCCCTCGATCACGCGTACAACAACAAGGGCAGCGCATGCACACAAAGCAGCTACGGGACTTTGCTAAAGGCATGTGCTTTTGACCCAAACCATGGAAGCTCTAGTAAATTCTGGGAGCGCAGAGGCCAAGTTATAAGATAAACGCTGTTCAATCTTTCCATTTGAGATGGAAGCCCCAGATATACGAGGAGGAACGCACCACCGGGATCACTCACGATTTATCGACAGCTTCTCTGCCACAGGACTGACTCTCAGTTCATGGCTGACCGGATTGTAGGCCGCGCACCTGTATGCGCCTCTGTCCTCCAAGGAAGCGTTGAGGATGTGCAGGCTGCCCGATGGAAGGATTAAGTACTTCCCTGGGGAAAAGATACATCTCACAGTAAGCAGTGGAAACGCATCCGCCTCGGAAAGGTTAGACAGCTACCTGGGAGGCCATCGGCAGCCACCCCCAAAGGCCTAGGATCTGACTGGATGGCCTCACATTGAGTGGGGATGAACACACAAGTAATATGCCTGCGCTGGCACCAGAAATGATAAAATAGCCAAGATCGGCACATGTTGGGGTTATAAGAGGGTTCTGCCTGGGGCTATTTGGTCGAAGGTTCGGTCAGTCCTGGGACTTCCAGTCACTGCATCGGAATTCTTTAATAttcatattgttatattatattaaaccgCAGACTTTGGGCACAACCCCTCCAACCCCCCAAAAACCTGCTCTCCAGAACATACAACACACGTGGCATTACGTGTACAACACAACCGCATCTCGGTCGTTGCGTCCAGAACATATACATCTCTCATGTTATTAAGAAGGGGGTTAAAGTGCTGCCTCCCGAAGGGTGTTGGATGTATAAACGCACAGAGGTTAAACCTCCACCGCCAGCGTGGGGCAGCATTTTACCTGCGCTGATCAGGAGCACAGGGAGTGTGTGTTCTGAAACAAAATGGTTGATAAGGTCTATTCACCAAGTGCAGGTTAGACCCAGAAGTCCAGAATAAAGATAACTGGACGGCCATTTCTACCCCCGACAGGCACTCTTTTAACGTCAATAAACCCTGAAGGTAGATAAAGGAGTAACAGGCACCACAGATCGCTGCTAGAAATGTCAGCAATCTGGACACACGTTCGCCTAAAACTTCCTGATTTcggaaaaaatagaaacatttaaagaggcAGAAGACACAATTAAGCTGGCCAGATGCCACTGGGAAAATCTACCGGCGCGGTGACTGGAATAACGGGGTAAAACCCTGCATGTAGATGTTCTGCAGCAGGTTGAGACAACCAATCACACCCTGTCGCACCTGTGGATTCTTCCAACCATTGACCCCGGACCTTGTATCTGATCCGAGCCCCAGGAGCGCTGCGTGGGACCTTACACCCAACAAACGCGCTGCCGCCTTCCTCTGCGCTCACACCGGACGGCACCACCGCATCAAACTCTCCCAGATCTACAAGAAAGAAGcaaatgcaaaaatgtataaGAAGGCAACTTCTACGCCAATAACGGATAAGAAATCAAGAAGAAGGGAGATCCGGGGGAGAAACAAACATGGAAATAGGCAAATTTCAAAGAGTTAATATATTAACAGCGGCGAGAGGACTGTGTGCGGCTCGCTTTCTTTTTTTCGTTGGGAAGCATAACTTTGTTCTCCAGCCTCTCCTCAGAACCGCCATCTTCTTTCTGGCTTCTCTATCCATTTCTCTTATGTTAGAAGCAGCCACAGCCTTCCGAAAGGTGCGAGATAACCCCTTGCTTTACTTACAGGCCACGGAAACTTTTGCTGGACGGCTCACAATGGCTGCGCCGGGGACACGAGCGACACACTGATACAGCCCGGCTTGGGAAAGACCAAGAGAAGAGATGTTCAGAAACCCGGAGTGAATCTCCGCAACCTGCGCATGCCGCGTCTCCAGCACTTTTCCATTAAACATCCAAGCAATTTGGGACCATGGTGGGTCAGCAGAGCAGGACAGGGTCACAGTGCCCCCTACTTTCTGGATTACGGAGAGGGGCTCAGAGGTAAAATGAGGTAATCcatctaaaaaagaaaagaaaaaaaaagaagcataaaatatataagagaAGACTTCAAAGTGCAAAGAGCTGTGCAGCAGGCCCCAGGTCTGGCTCCTTCGGTAGAAAGGGACCCTTTGGACATTTTGGGTACAGCACATGGTACCTCGCTGGCTTTTCACCCATTAACCCTGACTCCCTTTTTATTCGGGGGGACATTTTGTAGTCTGTGTAGGTTCACATATAGGATTATATTACATCTGGTGCCTGATcatcacctgttgtctctgtcatgtcctgtctacccattgtacagcgctacggaatatgacagcgctatataaaacaataataataattgtaacgGTCGCTGTTtgacctaaaccaaaaggctaaTAGACAGAGACCCCACTTCCTATAAAGGTTATCAACGGCTCAAAAACCAGAAGACTTTTTCCAATTATCCAAGTCTGTTTAGTTTGGccagtgcctttttttttaccccattcctcacctgatgcccctctccttGTATGAATACTGTTTTGGCTCtaaatattatggggcagatgAATGGAATTTTGCCCACCCTATGAGCCTGTGGTACAGTACCACTGATTGGGGCCAATTCCAAAGTGCCGTTTCTCTACCAAGACATATTGGGGGACAACAAGATTTGGGCTGCAGGCGCCTGCGTCACGTTCCTGAATATGGATGGACATCATTGACGCCAAGCTTTCTGCTACTCCGGAACCCACCGCGGCAGTTACATGGCACAAAAGGGCTGAATGGACTTGTTTGTTGTTTGTGACTATTGAGGGACACCGGGCCATTCGCTTACCTGAGCCGCTGCAGATGGACAGAGTCACGAGCCACAGGCCAAGGACCAGATGCCGGCGCCCAGGGTCGGGATGCATGGTGCTGGATTACACGGAAACACAGGGGGAGTATGGAGGGGCCGTGCCGGCAGCCGAAGCACTCTGAaaagaaacacacacattatataaatacacacacacatttatttattagagaTTGATAAATCGCACAGAACGCTTCTTTCAGCGAGATAAACGCAGAAATCGCAGAAACCGTCATCAGATATTTTAAAAatcccagtaagatttaaacTGACAGGTAGAAAGTTGCTTCGCGCCCCGGTTAATACATTTATGATTTAAAACAAGGGAACCATTCGGCTCATCTCTCTGGGACGGAACATTTTATGGCACAGCCGTttacagacagaaaaaaaaaatgcattgggtCTAACCTATTTCTCAATCTTAATTAAATCTTATTAAATGCTCAAACTCCAACATATAATGCCTTGTTGCTTAATACAGACGCAGGGGAATCAATACAATTATCTAGAAACACTAGAGAGTGCGAGAGGTGGTTATCAGGAGATGGCAAAAAGAGGGAAGCAGCAGAAATACGTGATTATTCATCTCCTCGCCCAGATTGTGTCGGTTGAGTTACATTTCTCTGCTTcctccactagatggcagcactTCATCAGCTGGGCAGAGACGACACGGCGCCCCCCGACTGCAGCGCCAATTCAAAACCTCAGGGTCTCAGGTTCAAATCCCTACAGGGTCGACTCAGCCCTTCATCCTTCCGAGGTCAGTAAATGAGCACCATTCATCAGGTAACAACAACAACTATTATTGAGCTGCCGATTCAATTAATTCCGAGAGCGCACGCTAAAAGAAAACGCTTCgagtcccactgggagaaagGCGCTACAGAAATAGTTGGcgttatattattgtatcagGCACATCTCGCTGTGTCCTACTGGCCATAAGCAGTAGTCCAGCCACGTGACGTAAAGCTGTAGCGTGTTATTATTGGCCGCTGCCTTTAAGAGTGCCAGGGAGTGCCCTCTCGGTCCAGTGTTATCTCACCGTGACCATCAAGTTTCTTGGTGAATTTAAGTTACCTTGTGATGGGATCTGGGCTATACGCCCCACTAACTCAACGTACAGATGGAAAGTTCTATACATCTCAGGACGGGCCGGAACTGCTTTAGGGAAAATTATTTGCGGGTAAACTCATTCATGCACTTTATATCCAGAGAaggtaaaataaatttaaaaatagcaCACGGAAAGCGCACTCTCCACCTGAACTCGGACACGTCCCCTAAATATTCATGAGAAAGAAGACGAGGCATGGCAGGGATCTGCTTTTCAACATCTTTCGCTCAATGTAGGAAAAGCTGCGGTCCATACGGAGCCAAGCATAACATTTGTGTTTGAAGCTATCCACAAAAAGAACCCGTTTAAAACTCCGTCCAAACATGCAGCAAAATGAACGCCAGATGATGTTGGAGAGGCTGCggtggttgggggggggggtgttgtttGTTTACAGACAGAGGAGAAAACCACATCGTGTTCTTTATAATAAATCCATTCCCGACCCCCTGCAGACCGCGCGGTGCGGAGCCCATCCATTACCAGGTGCCTCGCTGGGTTCGACTGTCCATAAGAATATGGATTTCTGCtcacactctgactaatgaaagtctgggGAGGTAGGACTTCGttaacattgccataaagcgtcagctcagcgTGGtgattgagccgggaaagtctcccaaaatatcacatgactgaaaaCAATGGCAGCTCCGTGTCTGCAGATAatgggagtttattggaacagaaTGAGCTCGTCGGGATCATGATATAGGAGAATCGCACACAAAAACCAGTAAACTCCAGTGGAAACCAGCATCCAAAACATGCAAACACAGCAAACAATTCAAGCAGGCCTCACACGCCACGCACATTCTCTTGCTATTCACACATCTAGCGCGACAGCATTGCATCATTTAGCGGCTTCTATTCTCAGGTAATAATCTGATCAATTATTGGTGGAAATAAAACGACAAAGAACATAAATTAAACGGAAATTGTTATTGGTGGAAGTCTTAAAAGCAACAGAACTTTCAAGAAAATCCATTAAATGAGCTTGCAGCTGCTCGAGCTTTACGGGTGGGGTATTTGGGGGGTTACCCTATGTATTTTGGtgggtattatatatattatataaatatatattatacattccgATGGAGCACAAGGTACGGCCAT
This window of the Spea bombifrons isolate aSpeBom1 chromosome 12, aSpeBom1.2.pri, whole genome shotgun sequence genome carries:
- the CDON gene encoding cell adhesion molecule-related/down-regulated by oncogenes; the encoded protein is MHPDPGRRHLVLGLWLVTLSICSGSDGLPHFTSEPLSVIQKVGGTVTLSCSADPPWSQIAWMFNGKVLETRHAQVAEIHSGFLNISSLGLSQAGLYQCVARVPGAAIVSRPAKVSVAYLGEFDAVVPSGVSAEEGGSAFVGCKVPRSAPGARIRYKVRGQWLEESTGKYLILPSGSLHILNASLEDRGAYRCAAYNPVSHELRVSPVAEKLSINRSSVHVSKILNVGASQTLSVLIHEPLTLECVVGGAKLPEVAWLKDGQNAITDGKRKLFHTHLVMESVERSDAGVYSCSLMDHSVNYTVIVLEPPSVTRSPVDQAAPVGGSVRFTCESRGEPAPNITWLHNGAVVYPSPRFHVSGNKLRISNINTADSGIYQCVADNGVGVALSAARLAIQSVSEHIPVIVSPPSNVSSVNGDLVTLTCNATGVQTPSIRWYNRHGAINSHPSQVLHPKSRRAQQRAEAASAPDPVHLIVSQAGSSSLYIQGITEQHAGKYTCEASNDFGSSRAEAFVTVAPYETSIDMADADAARIEEDGKRSRAGSSLPSEQQTAPSATEKPITGASVPEAPIILSPPLATKPDVYFLLWRSGKDGGSPINAYFVRYRKLDDDGNMVGNWNSIRVPASESEFPLTELEPSSLYEVLMVARNAAGEGQPAMLTFRTSKERASSSKNTQSPSAPGGPKQPVLHERSNTNFGLVAHDSGAPEAPDRPTISTASETSVYVTWIPRANGGSPITSFKVEYKRAKMNWVTAADNIPPSKLSVEISNLEPGAVYKFRVIAINHYGESQRSAVSRPYQVAEYSSRVSNPLIMGPHIDHTEAMTDTQILLKWTYTPASNNNTPIQGFYIYYRPTDSDNDHDYKRDEVPGTKQRHLIRDLLPETSYDIKMQCYNERGASDFSNVMICETRAKRNPGASEYPVLDLSTPSTLDRGGGGSGGSGSSSASSLARSGDMLFVIVGCVLGGMVLILMAFIAICLLKHRQQSLMQKFEPPGYIYQGTALNGQIIEYTAGSHTNNRSHGGFMGNGSLGCPHMHHKVHAGLNGMMNGDLYPGCPSSMKETFVDLPRHPNIGGGLYAAIPQADPSECINCRNCCNNNRCFSNEGVTTVPAVATFQSVSHIGDHKHPISMKLDGSGGLEGQSNEESSPHSPCLKCEEEDSKRLSQNGADGDLSPASSPATCRLQAA